The Fusobacterium pseudoperiodonticum DNA window ATTTATTATAACAAAAATGGGAATGAAATACAAGGAGATTCTTAAATAACTTAATGTGGCGCGAATTGTCAACACCTTGACTTCTTTTGTCATTTACTTGTCTGTTTCTGTTTTGTAAAATAGTCTCATAAATCAAATGAAATAAAGATGAAATCATTATGTCAAATAAAAAAGTTATTTTAGTTACAGGAGTTTCATCAGGTATGGGAAAACTTTCAGCCCAAGACCTTATCAAAGCTAGTCACACAGTTTACGCTGTTGCTCGTAGTATCGATAAAATGAAAGACTTAAAAGCATTGGGTGGCCATATCATGAAAATGGACGTAACGAACGAAGAGGATATTGAAAAAGTTGTTATGAAAGTGATTGAAGAACAAGGTCGCATTGATGTTCTTTGGAACAATGCAGGTTACGGACTCTATGGTCCTGTCGAAGACCTTTCAATGGAAAAAGCGCAACAACAGTTATAGGTATTGA harbors:
- a CDS encoding SDR family NAD(P)-dependent oxidoreductase; amino-acid sequence: MSNKKVILVTGVSSGMGKLSAQDLIKASHTVYAVARSIDKMKDLKALGGHIMKMDVTNEEDIEKVVMKVIEEQGRIDVLWNNAGYGLYGPVEDLSMEKAQQQL